One window from the genome of Leishmania panamensis strain MHOM/PA/94/PSC-1 chromosome 13 sequence encodes:
- a CDS encoding hypothetical protein (TriTrypDB/GeneDB-style sysID: LpmP.13.0710) has product MGGDVGNDGINADVAACSIGYGPFSATVKTRRAREKAHKDVETPETAAAGASATVMNNVGLATNLHLRLSLAGLPHPSQLDDWPYASPEWRLAFVRLYRTILRLHNKVVAVSLCTTRGQGPEAALSAATGVQATSQTTAASAAATATESGHNLAEDKDDHLLRYLLTSDQREFGNRFVQGEFTRHMDADAVAATIFYASWHDYVLQLASGVTAREMTEKEKRLLSDEQKETLNSLRGAFFDLRTSREPKYMP; this is encoded by the coding sequence ATGGGCGGTGACGTGGGTAACGATGGCATCAACGCAGACGTCGCGGCATGCTCAATAGGCTACGGTCCCTTCAGTGCCACCGTCAAGACTCGACGAGCTCGTGAAAAGGCACACAAAGATGTGGAGACGCCCGAGACTGCGGCGGCTGGCGCTTCGGCAACTGTCATGAACAACGTCGGCCTCGCCACGAACCTGCACCTTCGACTGTCCCTCGCTGGCCTTCCTCACCCGTCCCAGCTGGATGACTGGCCGTACGCATCACCCGAGTGGCGCCTAGCGTTTGTGCGCCTCTACCGCACCATTTTACGTCTGCACAACAAAGTAGTGGCGGTGTCGCTCTGCACGACGCGCGGGCAAGGGCCTGAGGCGGCCTTGTCAGCCGCGACCGGGGTCCAGGCAACCTCGCAGACGACTGCGGCGTCGGCCGCGGCCACCGCAACAGAGTCCGGCCACAACCTGGCCGAGGACAAGGAcgaccacctcctccgctacCTCCTCACATCAGACCAGCGAGAGTTCGGCAACCGCTTCGTCCAGGGTGAGTTTACGCGCCACATGGACGccgacgcggtggcggcgacaatCTTCTACGCATCGTGGCACGACTacgtgctgcagcttgcCTCCGGCGTGACCGCGCGCGAGatgacggagaaggagaagcggctCTTGTCAGATGAGCAGAAAGAGACGCTCAACTCCCTGCGCGGTGCCTTCTTCGATCTCCGCACCTCCCGGGAGCCCAAGTACATGCCGTAA
- a CDS encoding hypothetical protein (TriTrypDB/GeneDB-style sysID: LpmP.13.0700), with protein sequence MRRNGHAVPPVAPSFEELKLKRPAASNQGDNTVTVCNSEASNSSPLTLETDGGRSDNLLHGSDQTSRGGVAAHSSSHHRYELKQQLPLQHGRSRRNSSGLGKSREPSTSSFETAIPLGDAVQQAPLLHTTASDTDNARYPQAGLPPSPPHTTTGVPAPALSSSASAIDAGARAANAAVPFLFSLKLPSTTVTHLGVGRASGAGVAQSCDSLNGSMSSALGGSLLQSRNRITGTGEAAADSGTSSPWRVNETTGAGVDSDHHSHHCQLQPGSGEVNTTATTLFPRDVGPLPASEAYTRNRLPSGTHIRRRPRSVVRQYTGVAGMASIRNGASSTKMAGDAESASPAYGTLDASVSSVITLASPHMRQRGTSATFLNSSVSGSGTVTRAGTGRTRDVLPPGTRSSTVIGAAAGAVRRHRADPSPAPSRPPRSRRARPGAAPGTLSGGPSSAAVSGPTFSPSSPAQLGSRVSHQPSVSLQVPKRLLLEHSSTGASSPLNGSLEHGSFLLAGDKDSLAASTSAVANHEHPISSCYTNKRSGRSRVHSAGTTVVTPSTKPPSGRRQGSLARVLAPMHHSSSASRLEEHCPSSPLQDYAKLAATYMKLCADVGDEPNMDWVAALPLMKGEESQYDILSASMTLSTADAKELSTNHSQRAPGLLNGSPAVSGHFLRSGPQQLQQQHTPRGGVRPRIAAGATWSSLSATMTPVDISAPTSTSFVSQRASTPAGKRAKSPGVRHGASSASSPSTLPKRSGSVGRITSVSRPSIFGSSTQQLQHTITGGKRTPRTHRDGSATSAVSPGAVETAMADVYAHKIARYCAEYLQPFVDNMKSVREQRAAVTVALQSFVQVARTSLSASTAAVNTAVTAEKSDGEETGLRSAVSVQGHHYDGHSNRGLGSDRGGPMSGTIPSTTTSSTSTTPRKFSISRNSTTSSLANTTTTTTAGHMCRRASAAAAAASKAASLSDALQTLQAAVVTLLSTLSDGTALARAPRNELLSPVKNVDKGSTPLDSQPTLMEAGIITTVTSCSLFSPDESASGRFDKAPAAPQLVSSALTPTIDLATSPTPSLAHTSSGDGGSSGLPGAPRLTLANAMTPSGVGVDQLAPPLPGVTGVGSGHTSQSQTSAVGSSATTAAASSADSTTSNGTAPSRFVQFVCAQKREVVAQLDELCGAVRDALGLPVTAPEAATTQRSMENSVGGAPSVPVVWLEVPDMLSTPFFVPLKHLNNLLTSMARQSGDDATAEEDAAATTSSDAIVTSPTIATFLKSSNISSFPKFSSNATGNKAKSSKVSSGGGSITGHSSASSTPRARANMTTMPYAPLFTFTTTADEDVVADGAAGEDPQVRSVSARSTEGASGNAYTAVECYLLRCMQPSAGAGTAVYSTLLGTGSGRTSSRQNSALNWTTTDLSASVESTHGGGAATAKVSTMCKTGSKRSASPGASYSGRAGGAGGGWGSVYQSRPSLSASQKAPATTKASASPRKSRKKASVVSKLSQTQKGLTQQEKNEQQQQQQQRQLAKAWTLWLSLRPLAASQNGVASAGAQEPPLPSPHPSPVVGGSLSDCTPTEENEAATPPAMSAPTAAATPAAATRKEASPNSKGGPVFECQLPLEADDEEAAPVTHELQSPPPQQQQPGVLNGLRSHNDGSHLCSAEEKDNGDVLHSELSDMRVHAAGSMPRLLSLQSVPQRLNMDDTALTHSDGAAHSTPSAQSSAATLVYSFSMAMSQPTVPLPNSASCVEGSSSVSTNAMVPARAVAADTHKAAARQIAVWWASLHCRRRAVAQHRGAHLAENVTQRERVLAARRNAFVRLWVFRWRLRRRIEEHQQQQQVVASAAATVAKRAEHDDSEKVRRTAAEMDKVEASPTTTTTTTAPTSRERFQRAKEQRKVALASAAAATSGTARVSSSPSTVNSGTMGTASCLPIRIPPLPLAASGISTFAIRNYQGESSSFAVSAMHRLLNAPLPLLYATCTVALRYPTNAPMAYLDNSSSGSAANRHLNGGEERQKSEAPPATNEHDADALTAQQRRWIEKGVLYTRLLNLRHYVCGKYEAIIAVSDRRTFVDEAPSSSSGCYALSSFDDTLNSATRAYRGTSRPGATSALLVPPTMRYESVVDPKELKHAKPVVKAFHRPFEKWGMACNLTSRVFCAAAIYAWQLIFSHTPFDDAKQRELPTREEQQARLERVEDRNSIILDCYGVRSEREWLREATKDLSFVSQIYLPNYDQDDPEQERESRDSYDFVKNFLFQCFPCIHKLADIPDYLVGSGLFFLLKEVFHYTKDSPSMQQVYETLPRLVVVEGEDHIAAVTPATSALACNDAAAARAERNATTEAALGLPAQATTQCSSLPSCKVTDSGDGVKGLSGWQRAALQRYEQLRQLHHLTYGIVEQEKAVAALGSDAGASGLPDKMKQSKQHHQQKRSRSLATSTASIGGAAKDSVKAASGYSGEDSSNLTSSASPKTAVDDIIFPLRRCITNNPAGPLTLMRSTPVSAAFSSSAFASPCAVERRASSAAIAAPARDVCVQLVRVPRRLLRPSAVDAQFVRDFEEEVSKSVHAIIRAWRGSGGGVSLNVFDLRAALTADAALHDALDIVYPKHFLVKLSETLSLELFGLQVSLSSCEDLDSMGQ encoded by the coding sequence ATGAGGCGCAACGGGCACGCAGTCCCACCGGTGGCGCCCAGCTTCGAAGAGCTGAAGCTGAAACGGCCAGCGGCAAGCAACCAAGGCGACAATACCGTCACTGTCTGCAATAGTGAGGCTTCTAACTCGTCTCCGCTCACCCTAGAGACCGACGGCGGCCGTAGCGACAACCTCCTCCATGGCTCAGATCAGACTTCACGTGGCGGGGTGGCCGCGCACAGCTCATCACATCACCGATATGaactgaagcagcagctgcccctACAGCATGGACGAAGCAGAAGAAACTCGAGCGGGTTGGGCAAGTCGCGAGAACCTTCCACATCGTCTTTCGAAACCGCTATCCCCCTGGGCGATGCTGTCCAACAGGCCCCGCTGCTCCACACCACTGCAAGCGACACGGACAACGCCCGGTACCCCCAGGCGGGGCTCCCCccgtcaccgccgcacaCTACCACTGGCGTACCCGCACCTGCCTTGTCATCTTCAGCCTCTGCCATCGATGCCGGCGCCAGAGCCGCCAATGCTGCCgttccttttctgttttcgCTGAAGctcccctccaccactgTCACGCACCTCGGCGTCGGGCGGGCaagcggcgctggcgtggcCCAGTCCTGCGACAGCCTCAACGGATCCATGAGCTCGGCACTCGGCGGCTCCTTACTGCAGAGCCGCAATCGAATCACTGGTACGggcgaggccgccgccgactCCGGGACCAGCTCGCCCTGGAGAGTCAACGAGACGACAGGGGCCGGCGTCGACAGCGATCACCACAGCCATCATTGCCAGCTTCAGCCCGGCTCAGGGGAAGTGAACACAACCGCGACGACGCTCTTTCCGCGCGATGTTGGACCGCTACCAGCGTCAGAGGCGTACACGCGCAACCGTCTGCCCTCCGGCACCCACATTCGGCGACGCCCGCGCTCCGTCGTGCGGCAGTACACCGGAGTAGCGGGGATGGCCTCCATCAGGAATGGCGCCTCGTCCACGAAGATGGCGGGAGACGCCGAATCCGCGTCCCCAGCGTATGGCACCCTGGACGCCTCGGTCAGTAGCGTGATTACACTCGCGTCGCCACACATGCGCCAGCGCGGGACGTCTGCCACTTTTTTAAACTCAAGTGTTAGCGGTAGCGGCACAGTCACTCGTGCTGGAACTGGCCGGACGCGCGACGTCCTGCCACCAGGCACTCGCTCAAGCACTGTTAtcggggcggcggcgggggcagTCCGCCGACACCGCGCAGATccgtcgccggcgccatCACGTCCGCCGCGCTCGCGGAGGGCACGGCCGGGAGCCGCACCAGGCACGCTTTCAGGCGGTCCAAGTAGCGCCGCAGTGAGCGGACCGACGTtttcaccctcctccccggCACAGCTCGGCTCGCGTGTCAGTCATCAGCCTAGCGTCTCCCTCCAGGTGCCAAAGCGGCTATTGTTGGAGCACTCCTCCACAGGAGCCTCATCGCCGCTCAACGGCAGCCTTGAGCATGgctccttcctccttgcAGGTGACAAGGACAgcctcgccgcctccaccagcgccgtggcGAACCATGAGCACCCCATCAGTAGCTGCTACACGAATAAACGTAGCGGCCGCAGTCGTGTGCACAGCGCGGGAACGACTGTAGTAACACCTAGCACGAAGCCACCGTCAGGGCGGCGGCAAGGCTCGCTGGCGCGCGTGCTTGCTCCgatgcaccacagcagcagtgccagtCGCCTGGAAGAGCACTGTCCCTCATCACCACTGCAGGACTACGCGAAGCTAGCCGCCACATACATGAAACTTTGTGCGGATGTGGGCGATGAGCCGAATATGGACTGGGTCGCTGCTCTGCCCCTCatgaagggagaagagagccaGTACGATATACTGTCGGCGTCCATGACGCTCAGCACCGCAGACGCGAAGGAGCTCAGCACCAACCACTCCCAGAGAGCGCCGGGCCTACTCAACGGCAGCCCGGCTGTATCAGGGCATTTTCTACGCTCTGGTCCTcagcaactgcagcagcaacacacccCTCGTGGTGGGGTGCGACCACGCATCGCAGCAGGGGCAACGTGGTCCTCGCTGTCCGCCACAATGACACCTGTGGACATTTCTGCGCCGACGTCTACCTCGTTCGTGTCGCAGCGGGCCAGCACGCCCGCAGGGAAGCGTGCAAAGTCGCCCGGTGTGCGGCACGGTGCATCGAGCGCGAGCTCGCCATCAACTCTCCCAAAGCGCAGTGGCAGTGTCGGTCGTATTACCTCAGTCAGTCGCCCTAGCATCTTCGGCTCCTcgactcagcagctgcagcacacgaTCACCGGGGGTAAACGCACACCTCGCACGCACAGGGACGGTTCTGCTACATCCGCTGTATCGCCGGGGGCGGTCGAGACGGCCATGGCGGATGTGTATGCGCACAAGATAGCGAGGTACTGTGCCGAGTACCTCCAGCCCTTCGTTGACAACATGAAGTCGGTTCgagagcagcgcgcagccgtgacggtggcgctgcagtcgtTTGTGCAAGTTGCCCGCACCTCGCTCTCAGCGTCTACAGCGGCAGTTAACACTGCTGTAAcggcagagaaaagcgaTGGCGAAGAGACAGGACTGCGCTCCGCCGTGTCCGTGCAGGGGCACCACTACGATGGGCACAGCAACCGTGGGCTCGGCAGCGACAGGGGCGGCCCCATGAGCGGCACCATACCCAGCACTACAACCTCAAGTACAAGCACCACCCCGCGCAAGTTCAGCATCTCCCGGAACAGCACGACGTCATCGCTGGCCaacacgacgacgaccacgACGGCGGGGCACATGTGCAGacgcgcctccgccgcagcggcagccgcctccaaagccgcctccctctcagACGCCCTGCAGACTCTGCAGGCTGCAgtggtgacgctgctgagcaCACTCAGCGACGGCACCGCCCTCGCTCGGGCACCGAGAAATGAATTACTGTCGCCTGTTAAGAATGTCGACAAGGGCAGCACACCCCTCGACTCGCAACCGACGCTGATGGAGGCCGGCATCATCACTACCGTCACGTCttgctccctcttttccccagACGAGAGCGCCAGCGGCCGCTTTGATAaagcaccagcggcgccacagctTGTGTCGTCGGCGTTGACGCCAACCATCGACCTGGCAACAAGTCCCACCCCGTCCCTGGCACACACTTCCTCTGGTGATGGCGGTAGCAGCGGCCTTCCAGGGGCGCCTCGCCTGACCCTGGCAAACGCGATGACGCCGTCCGGTGTCGGTGTGGACCAGCTTGCTCCGCCATTGCCGGGGGTGACGGGTGTTGGAAGCGGGCACACAAGTCAGAGCCAGACCAGCGCCGTCGGCTCCTCggcaacgacagcggcggcaagcAGCGCTGACTCCACCACGTCGAACGGCACTGCCCCCTCTCGCTTTGTGcagtttgtgtgtgcgcagaaGCGAGAagtcgtggcgcagctcgaTGAGCTATGCGGTGCTGTCCGAGACGCCCTCGGCTTACCTGTGACGGCACCAGAAGCTGCCACCACGCAGCGGTCGATGGAGAACAGTGTTGGTGGGGCCCCGTCGGTGCCGGTGGTATGGCTTGAGGTGCCGGACATGCTGAGCACGCCGTTCTTTGTGCCTCTCAAGCATCTGAACAACCTGCTCACCTCCATGGCAAGGCAAAGCGGTGATGATGCAaccgcagaggaggacgcggcggcgaccaCCAGTAGCGACGCTATCGTCACCAGCCCGACTATTGCCACCTTTCTCAAGTCCTCCAATATATCCTCCTTTCCAAAGTTCTCGAGCAACGCCACCGGAAATAAAGCCAAGTCCTCGAaggtcagcagcggcggtgggagCATCACGGGCCACTCCTCGGCGAGCAGCAccccgcgcgcgcgcgccaaCATGACGACCATGCCGTACGCGCCGCTCTTCACCTTTACAACGACAGCAGACGAGGATGTGGTAGccgatggcgctgcgggagAAGACCCACAAGTGCGCTCCGTCAGCGCGCGCAGCACGGAGGGTGCTTCAGGCAACGCGTACACCGCTGTGGAGTGTTACCTGCTCCGCTGCATGCAGCCcagcgcaggcgcaggcacCGCAGTGTACTCGACGCTACTGGGCACGGGGAGTGGGCGCACAAGCAGTCGGCAAAACTCCGCCCTCAACTGGACCACAACGGATCTGTCCGCCTCCGTGGAGAGCACCcatggtggtggcgctgctacGGCGAAAGTGAGCACCATGTGCAAAACAGGTAGCAAGCGATCCGCAAGTCCCGGGGCCAGCTACTCGGGTCGCGCCGGTGGCGCTGGGGGTGGTTGGGGCAGCGTCTATCAGTCCCGCCCATCGCTCTCCGCGTCGCAGAAGGCACCGGCGACGACGAAGGCATCGGCCAGCCCTCGAAAATCTCGCAAGAAAGCATCCGTCGTGTCGAAGCTGTCGCAGACGCAGAAGGGACTAACTCAGCAGGAGAAaaatgagcagcagcagcagcagcagcagcgccaactTGCCAAGGCCTGGACGCTATGGCTGTCTCTGAGGCCCCTCGCCGCTAGTCAGAATGGTGTCGCCAGCGCGGGTGCCCAAGAGCCGCCGTTGCCCTCACCGCACCCGTCACCGGTGGTCGGCGGGAGCCTTAGCGATTGCACCCCAACGGAGGAGAACGAAGCCGCCACGCCACCAGCGATGTCAGcgccaacggcagcagcgacacctgccgcagcgacgcggaAGGAGGCGAGTCCAAACAGCAAAGGTGGACCGGTCTTTGAGTGCCAGCTGCCATTGGAGgctgatgacgaggaggctGCACCAGTAACACATGAGTTGCAGagcccgccgccgcagcagcagcagcccggCGTGCTTAATGGACTCAGAAGCCACAACGATGGCAGCCACTTATGCTCTGCGGAAGAAAAGGATAACGGTGACGTGCTGCACAGTGAGCTGAGTGACATGCGCGTGCACGCTGCCGGCAGCATGCCTCGTTTGTTGAGCCTCCAAagtgtgccgcagcggctgaaCATGGACGACACAGCCCTCACccacagcgacggcgccgcacACAGCACGCCGAGCGCGCAGTCCAGCGCAGCCACGCTAGTGTACTCCTTTTCCATGGCAATGTCGCAACCCACCGTGCCCCTGCCGAACTCAGCGTCCTGCGTGGAGGGTTCATCGTCGGTGAGCACAAACGCCATGGTCCCTGCCCGCGCTGTAgctgcagacacgcacaaggcagcggcacgccagATCGCCGTGTGGTGGGCTTCcctgcactgccgccgccgcgccgttGCGCAGCATCGCGGTGCGCACCTGGCGGAGAACGTAACGCAGCGAGAAAGGGTGCTGGCGGCACGGCGCAACGCATTCGTGCGGCTGTGGGTGTTTCgctggcggctgcgacggcgcattgaagagcaccagcagcagcagcaggtagtcgcttcggcggcggccaccgtGGCAAAGAGGGCAGAACATGACGACTCGGAAAAGGTGcgtcgcactgctgctgagatgGACAAAGTAGAGGCTTCGCctacgacgacgacaacaacaaccgcGCCCACGTCACGTGAGCGCTTCCAGCGGGCGAAGGAGCAACGAAAAGTAGCCTTGgcgtccgctgctgccgccacgtcGGGCACGGCACGGGTGTCGTCGTCCCCATCTACCGTCAACAGCGGCACAATGGGCACCGCCTCGTGCCTGCCTATTCGTAttccgccactgccactggCCGCTAGCGGCATCTCCACCTTTGCCATACGCAACTACCAaggggagagcagcagcttcgccgTCTCGGCGATGCACCGGCTGCTGaacgcaccgctgccactgctgtacGCAACGTgcacggtggcgctgcgctaCCCTACCAATGCGCCGATGGCGTACCtcgacaacagcagcagcggcagcgcagcgaacCGGCACCTTAACGGCGGCGAGGAGCGTCAGAAAAGCGAAGCGCCTCCGGCGACGAATGAGCATGACGCTGACGCACtcacagcgcagcagcgacgctggATCGAGAAAGGCGTGCTCTACACCCGACTCCTTAACCTGCGCCACTACGTGTGTGGCAAGTACGAGGCGATCATCGCCGTTAGCGACAGGCGCACCTTCGTCGATGAAGCTcccagcagctccagcggaTGCTACGCGCTGTCTTCATTTGACGACACCCTTAACTCGGCAACACGCGCGTACCGCGGCACCAGCCGTCCAGGAGCGACGTCAGCGCTACTTGTGCCCCCGACGATGCGCTATGAAAGTGTCGTTGACCCGAAGGAGCTGAAGCACGCCAAGCCAGTCGTGAAGGCGTTCCACCGCCCATTCGAGAAATGGGGCATGGCGTGCAACCTGACGTCACGCGTGTTCTGCGCGGCGGCCATCTACGCCTGGCAGCTCATCTTCAGCCACACGCCCTTCGACgatgcgaagcagcgcgagcTACCGAcgcgcgaggagcagcaggcgagGCTGGAGCGCGTCGAGGACCGCAACAGTATCATCCTCGACTGCTATGGCGTGCGCAGTGAGCGGGAGTGGCTACGTGAGGCGACGAAGGACTTGTCCTTCGTGAGTCAAATTTACCTTCCAAACTACGACCAGGACGACCCGGAgcaggaaagggaaagccGCGACAGCTATGACTTCGTCAAGAACTTTCTATTTCAGTGCTTCCCCTGCATCCACAAACTGGCCGATATCCCCGACTACCTTGTCGGGTCAggcctcttcttcctgctgAAGGAGGTCTTCCATTACACAAAGGACTCCCCGTCCATGCAGCAGGTCTACGAGACGCTTCCCCGGCTGGTGGTCGTGGAGGGTGAGGATCACATTGCGGCCGTGACCCCGGCCACCTCTGCGCTGGCGTGCAacgatgcagctgccgcgcgagCAGAAAGAAACGCCACCACGGAAGCAGCACTGGGCCTGCCAGCGCAGGCGACGACGCAGTGCTCCTCACTCCCGTCGTGCAAGGTGACGGACAGTGGCGATGGTGTCAAGGGGCTCTCCGGCTGGCAACgggccgcgctgcagcgctacgAGCAGCTCCGGCAGTTGCATCACCTCACCTACGGTATTGTGGAGCAGGAAAAggccgtcgctgctctcgGCAGTGATGCTGGCGCAAGTGGGCTGCCGGACAAAATGAAACAGTCGAAGCAGCATCACCAACAGAagcgctctcgctctctggcAACCTCGACAGCATCGATCGGAGGCGCAGCGAAGGACAGTGTGAAGGCGGCAAGCGGCTACAGTGGTGAGGACAGCAGCAACTTGACGAGTAGCGCAAGTCCAAAGACCGCCGTGGACGACATCATCTTTCCCCTTCGGCGCTGTATCACAAATAACCCCGCCGGCCCGCTAACGCTGATGCGCTCAACCCCGGTGTCGGCagccttcagctcctccgccttcgcctccccctGCGCCGTTGAACGACGCGCCTCTTCCGCAGCTATCGCGGCGCCGGCAAgggacgtgtgcgtgcagctTGTTCGggtgccgcgccgcctgTTGAGGCCTTCCGCCGTGGATGCTCAGTTTGTCCGCGACTTTGAGGAGGAAGTGAGCAAGTCGGTGCACGCCATCATCCGGGCCTGGAGGGGGAGCGGTGGCGGGGTATCGCTGAACGTATTCGATCTTCGGGCAGCGTTAACAGCCGACGCGGCCCTGCACGATGCACTCGATATTGTGTACCCAAAGCACTTCCTCGTAAAACTCAGCGAGACGCTGTCGCTTGAGCTGTTTGGCTTGCAGGTGTCCCTGAGCAGCTGTGAAGACTTGGATTCGATGGGGCAGTGA